The following are from one region of the Penaeus chinensis breed Huanghai No. 1 chromosome 32, ASM1920278v2, whole genome shotgun sequence genome:
- the LOC125042547 gene encoding uncharacterized protein LOC125042547: MRLLVLLACALAARLCAGNLIYARLPYTIGQPTLYVQQTRFLAITDQDKISTLQVFTDVDPPKASPVAPAPTSAAAPYTHPLAALPPRW; this comes from the exons ATGAGGCTG CTGGTGCTGCTTGCGTGTGCGCTGGCAGCGAGGCTGTGCGCGGGAAACCTGATTTATGCGCGCTTGCCGTACACAATCGGGCAGCCGACGCTATACGTGCAGCAGACAAGGTTCCTGGCCATCACGGACCAGGACAAGATCTCCACTCTGCAG GTATTCACAGATGTGGACCCTCCCAAGGCCTCCCCCGTCGCCCCTGCCCCAACCTCTGCCGCGGCCCCCTACACGCACCCACTGGCCGCCCTGCCCCCCCGCTGGTGA